Genomic DNA from Lutibacter sp. A80:
AGCACGTTGGTCTCACATACATAACAATGCAAAGTTAGCTACTATTGGGCAAACTATAGACGAGGCTATGGAAGCTATAGAAAAGGAAAATGCAGAGCTTAAAAATGTGTTACCTAAAGTATACGGAAAAGCCAATTTAGACAAAGCTTCATTAGGGCAGTTAATAGATTTAATCTCCAATACGGAGTTACAAGTAGAAAATGAAAACTCTAAAGATTTATTTGGTAGAGTGTACGAGTACTTTCTAGGGGAATTTGCCAATGCAGAAGGTAAAAAAGGAGGGCAATTCTACACACCTAAAGCCATTGTAAAACTAATGGTTGAAATGATTGAACCTTACAAAGGGAGAGTGTATGACCCTGCTTGTGGTTCTGGTGGTATGTTTGTAATGAGTGAAAAATTTGTAACGGAACACCAAGGAAATATTAATGATATTACCATCTACGGACAAGAAAGCAACCAAACTACGTGGAAGCTATCTAAAATGAACCTAGCCATACGTAATGTAAACTCACAATTTGTAAGTTGGAATACAGAAGGCTCATTTTTAAAAGATGCGCATCCAGATTTAAAAGCAGATTTCATCCTGGCAAATCCACCATTTAACCAAAAAGATTGGGGAGTTGATAGGTTACAAGATGATGCACGTTGGAAATATGGTACACCTCCTTCTGGAAATGCCAACTATGGTTGGATGATGCATATGTTATACCATTTAGCTCCAAAAGGAGTTATGGCAACTGTATTAGCTAATGGTTCTTTAAGTTCTAACACTTCTGGTGAAGGTGTTATCCGTAAAAATTTAGTAGAACAAGATTTGGTAGAGTGTATTGTAGCCTTGCCAAAACAACTATTTTACAACACTGGTATACCAGCGTGTATTTGGTTTTTAAGACGTGAAAAAAGCAATCACAGTAAAGAAATTCTGTTTATAGATGCTTCTGAAATGGGATATATGAAGGATAGGACTCACCGAGATTTAGCTGAAGAAGATGTTAATTTAATAACTGAAACCTATCATAATTGGCGTAAAAGTGAAAATTATGAAGATGTAAAAGGCTTTTGTAAAGCTGCAACTCTAGAAGAAGTACAAAAACACAACCACGTAT
This window encodes:
- a CDS encoding class I SAM-dependent DNA methyltransferase; this encodes MAKKTNTASFEQQLFKAADKLRKNIDAAEYKYVVLGLVFIKYISESFNELYQKLEADEWSDPEDRDEYLAENVFFVPQTARWSHIHNNAKLATIGQTIDEAMEAIEKENAELKNVLPKVYGKANLDKASLGQLIDLISNTELQVENENSKDLFGRVYEYFLGEFANAEGKKGGQFYTPKAIVKLMVEMIEPYKGRVYDPACGSGGMFVMSEKFVTEHQGNINDITIYGQESNQTTWKLSKMNLAIRNVNSQFVSWNTEGSFLKDAHPDLKADFILANPPFNQKDWGVDRLQDDARWKYGTPPSGNANYGWMMHMLYHLAPKGVMATVLANGSLSSNTSGEGVIRKNLVEQDLVECIVALPKQLFYNTGIPACIWFLRREKSNHSKEILFIDASEMGYMKDRTHRDLAEEDVNLITETYHNWRKSENYEDVKGFCKAATLEEVQKHNHVLTPGRYVGIPDEEDDGIPFETKMADLTTTLKEQMEKEEALNEEIKQQLANIGLEL